The following coding sequences are from one Longimicrobiales bacterium window:
- a CDS encoding UDP-glucuronic acid decarboxylase family protein, with amino-acid sequence MRILITGAAGFLGSHLCDRFLAEGHEVIGMDNFITGSPENIAHLIGHPGFRFVEHNVVDYIYTEGPLDGVLHFASPASPVDYLEHPIPTLKVGSLGTHKTLGLAKAKGARYLLASTSEVYGDPQVHPQPETYWGHVNPIGPRGVYDEAKRFAEAMTMAYRTYHDLDTRIVRIFNTYGPRMRPADGRVVSNFIVQALRNEPLSLYGDGSQTRSFCYVADEVDGIYRLFMSDVHEPVNIGNPHEFTVRELAEKVIELTGSESAIQSLPLPEDDPKVRRPDITRARELLGWEPRHSLEEGLKLTIPYFRERVERGATARVLTDTGAQAAPSAQTP; translated from the coding sequence ATGCGCATCCTGATCACCGGCGCCGCCGGCTTTCTCGGTTCCCATCTCTGCGATCGATTCCTCGCCGAGGGCCACGAGGTCATCGGCATGGACAACTTCATCACCGGCTCACCGGAGAACATCGCGCACCTGATCGGGCATCCGGGATTCCGGTTCGTCGAGCACAACGTCGTCGACTACATCTATACCGAGGGTCCGCTGGACGGCGTGCTGCACTTCGCGAGCCCCGCAAGCCCGGTCGATTACCTCGAGCACCCGATCCCGACGCTCAAGGTCGGCTCCCTCGGCACGCACAAGACGCTGGGCCTCGCCAAGGCCAAGGGCGCCCGCTACCTGCTCGCCTCGACGTCCGAGGTGTACGGCGATCCGCAGGTGCATCCCCAGCCCGAGACCTACTGGGGTCACGTCAACCCGATCGGTCCGCGCGGCGTCTATGACGAGGCCAAGCGCTTCGCGGAGGCCATGACGATGGCGTACCGCACGTACCACGACCTCGACACGCGCATCGTCCGCATCTTCAACACGTACGGGCCGCGCATGCGGCCCGCCGACGGTCGCGTCGTGTCGAACTTCATCGTGCAGGCCCTGCGCAACGAGCCGCTCTCGCTGTACGGCGACGGCTCGCAGACGCGGTCCTTCTGCTACGTTGCGGACGAGGTGGACGGCATCTACCGGCTCTTCATGTCCGACGTGCACGAGCCGGTGAACATCGGCAACCCGCACGAGTTCACCGTGCGCGAGCTGGCGGAGAAGGTCATCGAGCTGACCGGCAGCGAATCCGCCATCCAGTCACTGCCGCTTCCGGAGGACGATCCCAAGGTGCGACGTCCCGACATCACGCGCGCCCGCGAGCTGCTCGGCTGGGAGCCCAGGCACTCGCTCGAGGAGGGATTGAAGCTGACGATCCCCTACTTCCGTGAGCGCGTCGAGCGCGGTGCGACGGCGCGCGTGCTGACCGACACCGGCGCGCAGGCCGCGCCCTCGGCGCAGACGCCCTAG
- a CDS encoding tetratricopeptide repeat protein — MDLKAPDVAAAYAAFERAEYATSLDLARRILSTRPAYADMRNLAGISLALLGDSEAALDELDAAIAINPEYVEALLNRALVLNDLGRFDESRETLERASAREQSAADGIPAIAAARIANAHAHIGDLYTAVGAHERAWREYRTALELRPNFPDVRHRAGKALLELGRVKEAVRMLRRVVLDTPSYTPARLDLGLALLRDGDPDAARAEWDACRAEGIDSPQLRAYLALAEQPGRAQQRD, encoded by the coding sequence ATGGACCTGAAGGCACCGGACGTGGCGGCGGCATACGCCGCCTTCGAGCGCGCGGAGTACGCGACCTCTCTCGACCTCGCGCGTCGCATCCTGAGCACGCGCCCCGCGTACGCGGACATGCGCAACCTGGCCGGCATCTCGCTGGCGCTGCTCGGTGATTCCGAGGCGGCGCTCGACGAGCTGGACGCGGCCATCGCGATCAACCCGGAGTACGTCGAGGCGCTGCTCAACCGGGCGCTCGTACTGAACGACCTCGGCCGCTTCGACGAGTCGCGGGAAACGCTCGAACGGGCGAGCGCTCGCGAGCAGTCCGCTGCCGACGGGATCCCGGCGATCGCGGCCGCGCGCATCGCCAATGCGCACGCACACATCGGCGACCTGTACACGGCGGTCGGTGCGCACGAGCGCGCGTGGCGCGAGTACAGGACCGCCCTGGAGCTGCGGCCCAACTTCCCGGACGTGCGCCACCGTGCTGGCAAGGCGCTGCTCGAGCTGGGGCGCGTCAAGGAAGCCGTGCGGATGCTGCGGCGGGTCGTGCTGGACACGCCGTCCTACACGCCGGCACGGCTGGACCTGGGGCTGGCGCTGCTGCGTGACGGGGATCCGGATGCGGCGCGTGCGGAGTGGGACGCGTGCCGCGCGGAGGGGATCGACTCACCGCAGCTGCGCGCGTACCTGGCGCTGGCGGAGCAGCCCGGACGCGCGCAGCAGCGGGACTGA
- a CDS encoding bifunctional (p)ppGpp synthetase/guanosine-3',5'-bis(diphosphate) 3'-pyrophosphohydrolase, giving the protein MASTVPILPDESGLDALPSRLRQSIEPYIDRLDVDMIVRAYRFSETAHEGQKRASGEAYLDHTVEVAKILADLHLDTLTVASALIHDVVEDTIFTLDDVEKEFGAQAARIVDGVTKIGKVQFRSSTEQQVENYRKLLLSMAQDARVILIKLADRLHNMRTLEHLRPDKRRRIATETREIYAPLAHRLGMAQIRWELEDLAFKHLEPDEYRTLAKKIADKRAEREENIEALRHPLEDELRTAGIPCEVYGRPKHLWSIFRKMQKRARPYEEIYDLMAIRVVTDTIANCYHALGVIHNKWTPLQERFHDYIATPKSNMYRSLHTTIFGPGGRLYEIQIRTGEMHRTAEYGIAAHWRYKEGSQRPSDEVDETLSWFRQVLEWQQDTREPEEFMEFLRIDLFQDEIFVFTPKGDVKQLPRGATPIDFAFAVHTEVGLHCAGAKVNGRIAPLSRELKNGDTVDITTDAKQRPSRDWLAFVKTARARQKIRSFVKSQEGRVSLELGKELFERELRRAKKEKPTEAAMAETARALNLPDFDHVLAALGRGDLGPTAILKELYPGEEPKPPKPPTAFERFVSKVRKSDRGVRIQGVDNMMIRYSQCCQPVPGDSVIGYITRGRGISIHRTDCPNVLNLSEHPERRVEIEWEAESQDRFFVRVVVEGTDRRGLLSDIALAITETGTNIGSAEIKSYDGGMTGSFVVEVGDLQHLKKVMRAIRNVNGVLSAERREHFADVGTD; this is encoded by the coding sequence ATGGCCAGCACAGTCCCGATTCTGCCCGACGAAAGCGGGCTCGACGCGCTGCCGTCGCGCCTGCGCCAGTCCATCGAGCCCTACATCGACCGGCTCGACGTGGACATGATCGTGCGCGCGTACCGCTTCAGCGAGACTGCGCACGAGGGGCAGAAGCGCGCCTCGGGCGAGGCGTACCTGGATCACACGGTCGAGGTCGCCAAGATCCTGGCCGACCTGCACCTGGACACGCTCACGGTCGCGTCGGCACTGATCCACGACGTGGTCGAGGACACGATCTTCACGCTGGACGACGTCGAAAAGGAGTTCGGCGCGCAGGCCGCGCGCATCGTGGACGGCGTCACCAAGATCGGCAAGGTGCAGTTCCGCTCGTCGACGGAGCAGCAGGTCGAGAACTACCGCAAGCTGCTGCTGTCGATGGCGCAGGACGCGCGCGTCATCCTGATCAAGCTGGCGGACCGGCTGCACAACATGCGCACCCTGGAGCACCTGCGGCCGGACAAGCGGCGTCGCATTGCGACCGAGACGCGCGAGATCTACGCGCCGCTCGCGCACCGGCTCGGCATGGCGCAGATCCGCTGGGAGCTCGAGGACCTCGCCTTCAAGCACCTGGAGCCGGACGAGTACCGCACGCTCGCCAAGAAAATCGCTGACAAGCGGGCGGAGCGGGAAGAGAACATCGAGGCGCTGCGCCATCCGCTCGAGGACGAGCTGCGCACGGCAGGCATCCCGTGCGAGGTGTACGGGCGGCCCAAGCATCTCTGGTCCATCTTCCGGAAGATGCAGAAGCGCGCGCGCCCGTACGAGGAGATCTACGACCTCATGGCGATCCGCGTCGTCACGGACACGATCGCCAACTGCTACCACGCGCTCGGCGTGATCCACAACAAGTGGACACCGCTCCAGGAGCGGTTCCACGACTACATCGCCACGCCGAAGTCCAACATGTACCGGTCGCTGCACACGACCATTTTCGGCCCCGGCGGCCGGCTCTACGAAATCCAGATCCGCACCGGCGAGATGCATCGGACCGCCGAGTACGGTATCGCGGCGCACTGGCGCTACAAAGAGGGCTCGCAGCGCCCGAGTGACGAGGTGGACGAGACGCTGTCCTGGTTCCGCCAGGTGCTCGAGTGGCAGCAGGACACGCGGGAGCCGGAGGAGTTCATGGAGTTCCTCCGGATCGACCTCTTCCAGGACGAGATCTTCGTCTTCACCCCGAAGGGCGACGTCAAGCAGCTTCCGCGCGGTGCGACGCCGATCGACTTCGCGTTCGCGGTCCACACCGAGGTCGGGCTGCACTGCGCTGGCGCGAAGGTGAATGGGCGGATTGCCCCGCTGTCCCGGGAGCTGAAGAACGGCGACACCGTGGACATCACGACGGACGCGAAGCAGCGCCCGTCGCGCGACTGGCTGGCGTTCGTCAAGACGGCGCGTGCGCGTCAGAAGATCCGTAGCTTCGTCAAGAGCCAGGAGGGCCGCGTCTCGCTGGAGCTGGGGAAGGAGCTGTTCGAGCGGGAACTGCGCCGGGCGAAGAAGGAGAAGCCGACCGAGGCGGCCATGGCCGAAACGGCACGTGCGCTCAACCTGCCCGACTTCGACCACGTGCTCGCGGCCTTGGGCCGCGGGGACCTGGGGCCGACGGCGATCCTGAAGGAGCTGTATCCCGGCGAAGAGCCCAAGCCGCCGAAGCCACCGACTGCCTTCGAGCGGTTCGTCAGCAAGGTCCGGAAGAGCGACCGCGGCGTCCGCATCCAGGGCGTCGACAACATGATGATCCGGTACTCGCAGTGCTGTCAGCCGGTGCCGGGCGATTCGGTGATCGGCTACATCACCCGGGGTCGCGGAATCTCGATCCATCGCACAGATTGTCCCAACGTGCTGAACCTGTCGGAGCATCCTGAGCGACGGGTCGAGATCGAATGGGAAGCGGAATCCCAGGACCGATTCTTCGTGCGGGTGGTCGTGGAGGGCACCGATCGGCGTGGGTTGCTGTCGGACATCGCGCTGGCGATTACCGAAACGGGTACGAACATCGGCTCGGCGGAGATCAAGTCATACGACGGCGGCATGACGGGCTCGTTCGTTGTCGAGGTCGGCGATCTGCAACACCTGAAGAAGGTCATGCGAGCGATCCGCAATGTGAACGGCGTGCTCTCCGCGGAACGGAGGGAGCACTTTGCCGATGTCGGAACTGATTGA
- a CDS encoding nucleoside-diphosphate sugar epimerase/dehydratase: protein MTGNTGWLTALFARRRRLAVVLYAAAAFGAYFSAYLLRFDFQPPAAYLQLFAWTVWPFVAIRLGFFRLFRLTRERWRYTGATNIPRLVLASICGSVVFLVIFRFVLPLDPVVPISIVAMETVLVCWFTAGMWLSYRLGYERIRNHGHVNGHEKTRVLVVGAGEAGNLLVREMIRFPTGYRPIGIVDDDPTMWGATLHGIEVIGATRDIVPISNAMRAEELIIAVPSASPADLRRIVAKCEATGLPLKVLPGIAEVLAGDVRLNQVREVRIEDLLGREPVNLELPELTAEMSGATVLITGAAGSIGSELARQVALNSPRTLVLLDQAESDLFYLDLELRRAHPQLEIIAVIADIVDAAAMRAVFESHAPDRVFHAAAYKHVPLMECNSREAIRNNVIGTWRVAELAGQYGVAKFVLVSTDKAVRPANVMGATKRLAELIVLEMQARHPGTNYGAVRFGNVLGSNGSVIPIFRRQLKAGQPLTVTDRETTRYFMTIPEAVQLILQASLLPELRGHVAMLDMGDPVRILDLAENLLRLSGVTDYRGRIVFTGLRPGEKLHEELAAPDEETSQTAIEKIRIIRSVTGPVRVLPRLPLWERGLEGGDPKVMRQDLDAFFPGLPMRLQTIERLPMEVAVGD from the coding sequence ATGACAGGCAATACCGGGTGGCTGACGGCGCTGTTCGCCAGGCGTCGTCGGCTTGCGGTGGTACTGTATGCGGCTGCGGCGTTCGGCGCCTACTTCTCCGCCTACCTGTTGCGGTTCGATTTCCAGCCGCCCGCCGCCTACCTCCAGCTCTTCGCGTGGACGGTCTGGCCGTTCGTAGCGATCCGACTCGGCTTCTTCCGCCTCTTTCGCCTGACGCGTGAGCGCTGGCGCTACACCGGAGCCACGAACATTCCGCGGCTGGTGCTGGCCAGCATCTGCGGATCCGTCGTCTTCCTGGTGATCTTCCGGTTTGTCCTGCCGCTGGATCCTGTCGTGCCGATCTCGATCGTCGCGATGGAGACCGTGCTCGTCTGCTGGTTCACGGCCGGCATGTGGCTGAGCTACCGCTTGGGATACGAGCGGATCCGGAATCACGGCCATGTGAACGGCCACGAGAAGACCCGGGTGCTGGTGGTCGGCGCGGGCGAGGCCGGCAACCTGCTGGTGCGTGAAATGATCCGCTTCCCGACAGGTTACCGGCCTATCGGAATCGTGGACGATGACCCGACGATGTGGGGCGCCACACTCCACGGTATCGAGGTGATCGGCGCCACTCGTGACATCGTCCCGATCAGCAACGCGATGCGCGCAGAGGAGCTGATCATCGCTGTGCCATCTGCGTCACCGGCCGACCTGCGCCGCATCGTCGCGAAGTGCGAGGCGACAGGCCTGCCGCTCAAGGTGCTGCCAGGCATCGCCGAGGTGCTGGCAGGGGACGTGCGACTGAACCAGGTGCGCGAGGTCCGGATCGAGGACTTGCTGGGGCGGGAGCCGGTGAACCTCGAGCTGCCGGAGCTGACGGCGGAGATGAGCGGCGCGACCGTGTTGATCACGGGAGCTGCGGGCTCGATCGGCTCGGAGCTCGCGCGCCAGGTTGCGCTGAACTCGCCGCGTACACTGGTGCTGCTCGACCAGGCGGAGAGCGATCTCTTCTACCTGGACTTGGAGCTGCGGCGGGCGCACCCGCAGCTCGAGATCATCGCGGTGATTGCGGACATCGTCGATGCGGCGGCAATGCGTGCCGTGTTCGAGAGCCATGCGCCGGACCGCGTGTTCCATGCGGCGGCGTACAAGCACGTGCCGCTGATGGAGTGCAACTCGCGCGAGGCGATCCGCAACAACGTGATCGGCACGTGGCGCGTCGCAGAACTGGCGGGTCAGTACGGCGTGGCGAAGTTCGTTCTCGTCAGCACCGACAAAGCCGTCCGGCCGGCGAACGTGATGGGCGCGACCAAGCGACTGGCCGAGCTGATCGTGCTGGAAATGCAGGCGCGCCACCCCGGGACCAACTACGGGGCAGTGCGTTTCGGCAACGTACTGGGCAGCAACGGCAGCGTAATACCCATCTTCCGCCGCCAGCTCAAGGCGGGGCAGCCGCTGACGGTCACGGATCGGGAAACGACGCGCTACTTCATGACGATCCCGGAAGCGGTGCAGCTCATCCTGCAGGCGTCGCTGCTGCCGGAGCTGCGCGGCCATGTCGCGATGCTCGACATGGGGGACCCGGTACGCATTCTCGATCTCGCGGAGAATCTGCTGCGGCTCTCCGGTGTGACGGATTACCGCGGACGGATCGTGTTCACGGGCCTGCGTCCGGGCGAGAAGCTTCACGAGGAGCTGGCTGCGCCCGACGAGGAGACCAGCCAGACGGCGATCGAGAAGATCCGGATCATCCGTTCCGTCACCGGTCCGGTCCGCGTACTTCCGCGCCTGCCGCTGTGGGAGCGTGGTCTCGAGGGCGGGGATCCGAAAGTCATGCGGCAGGATCTCGATGCCTTCTTCCCGGGCCTGCCGATGCGGCTTCAAACAATCGAGCGGCTGCCGATGGAAGTCGCGGTCGGCGACTGA
- the radC gene encoding DNA repair protein RadC, producing MPAPITSWPLRERPRERLLHAGASALSDRELLAILIGSGVRGASAAELATELLSRAGGSLRRLAAVLPHGDRLSGVGPVSRARILAALELGRRLAREGPAERAVIRGPRDVFELCAPALRDLAQEEFRVLLLNTQHAVLREVVVTRGTLDGSLVHPREVFRAAIAEGAAAIILLHNHPSGDPTPSPEDRSVTQQLAEAGRVVGIPVVDHVVIGDARYTSFVEAGLLRD from the coding sequence ATGCCGGCCCCGATCACGTCCTGGCCTCTTCGTGAGCGTCCCCGCGAACGACTGCTGCATGCGGGTGCGAGTGCGCTCTCGGACCGCGAGCTGCTGGCGATCCTGATCGGCAGTGGTGTTCGTGGAGCCAGTGCCGCCGAGCTCGCGACGGAGCTGCTCTCGCGCGCCGGTGGCTCGCTCCGGCGGCTCGCAGCAGTGCTGCCGCATGGCGACAGGCTGAGCGGCGTCGGTCCCGTCAGCCGCGCACGCATCCTGGCCGCACTCGAGCTCGGCCGCCGGCTGGCCCGTGAGGGGCCGGCCGAGCGGGCCGTGATCCGCGGGCCGCGCGACGTCTTCGAGCTGTGCGCCCCGGCGCTGCGCGACCTGGCGCAGGAGGAGTTCCGGGTGCTGCTCCTGAACACGCAACACGCGGTGCTGCGCGAAGTGGTCGTGACGCGCGGCACGCTGGACGGCTCACTGGTGCACCCGCGCGAGGTGTTCCGCGCCGCGATCGCCGAGGGCGCGGCGGCGATCATCCTGCTGCACAACCATCCATCCGGTGACCCGACGCCCTCGCCGGAGGACCGCAGCGTGACGCAGCAGCTCGCGGAGGCGGGCAGGGTTGTGGGCATTCCGGTGGTGGATCACGTCGTGATCGGTGATGCCCGCTACACGTCCTTCGTGGAGGCCGGCCTGCTGCGCGACTGA